Proteins co-encoded in one Leucobacter exalbidus genomic window:
- the kduI gene encoding 5-dehydro-4-deoxy-D-glucuronate isomerase, translating into MASNMIRPIGPDQIVGFSQQELRDHLLIEKVLVPGETRTFATHYDRIVAVGAVPTDAPLKLEAVPEIRSEFFLEHREIGFVNVGAQGTIVADGVEYDMAPEAVLYLGRGTRDVTFYSADGGTPAKYYGFSAPAHTAFPNTLAGPDEGTIRELGDQTTANTRRLRQVIHENGIRSCQIVMGVTRLQAGSMWNTMPAHTHERRTEFYLYFDVPANERVVHLMGEPEETRHMMVASEQLVMSPSWSIHSGVGTQAYAFVWAMAGENQSFDDMDHVQISEMV; encoded by the coding sequence ATGGCTTCAAACATGATTCGCCCAATCGGACCCGACCAGATCGTTGGTTTCTCGCAGCAGGAGCTGCGCGATCACCTGCTCATCGAAAAAGTGCTCGTGCCCGGCGAGACCCGCACCTTTGCCACGCACTACGACCGCATCGTCGCAGTGGGCGCAGTCCCCACCGATGCACCGCTCAAGCTTGAGGCCGTGCCCGAGATCCGTTCGGAGTTCTTCCTCGAGCACCGCGAGATCGGTTTCGTAAACGTCGGCGCCCAGGGCACCATCGTTGCTGACGGCGTCGAGTACGACATGGCCCCCGAGGCCGTGCTGTACCTGGGTCGCGGCACCCGCGACGTCACGTTCTACTCGGCCGATGGTGGCACCCCCGCCAAGTACTACGGCTTCTCGGCACCGGCCCACACGGCCTTCCCCAATACGCTGGCCGGCCCCGATGAGGGAACGATCCGCGAGCTGGGCGACCAGACCACGGCGAACACGCGTCGCCTGCGCCAGGTCATCCACGAGAACGGCATTCGTAGCTGCCAGATCGTTATGGGCGTCACCCGCCTGCAGGCCGGCAGCATGTGGAACACGATGCCCGCGCACACACACGAGCGCCGCACCGAGTTCTACCTGTACTTCGATGTACCCGCCAACGAGCGCGTCGTTCACCTCATGGGCGAGCCCGAAGAGACCCGTCATATGATGGTCGCTTCTGAGCAGCTCGTGATGTCGCCCAGCTGGTCGATCCACTCGGGTGTCGGCACGCAGGCATACGCCTTCGTGTGGGCCATGGCCGGCGAGAACCAGTCGTTTGACGACATGGATCACGTGCAGATCAGCGAGATGGTCTAA
- a CDS encoding TRAP transporter large permease translates to MVDPLIIGLVLLGGMVVLLALGAPVSVSIGLPSAVCMFLVAGFDRGAITSAQQMLRGTNSFALLAIPFFVLAGVIMNNGGIAERLINFARVLVGRAPASLMQTTVVANTIFGAVSGSAVATAAAVGSTVSPMMRKEGYDRSMSAAANVASAPAGMLIPPSNTLIIYSLAAGGTSIGALFMAGYIPGLLWAATCAFIIALYARKHPELKGTSFPGWNVFFTTFLKALPSLGLIVVAIGGIIVGFFTPTEGSAVAVVYALLLSFIYRTIGLRDLGKILYDACRTSTIVIFLIAVSSIMGYVMTYSRLPQIIADGLFGWTDSKVIVMLIMMGILLLIGIPLDPTPAMLIFVPIFLPIAVSYGIDPVHFGIIMVFNLSIAVISPPSAPVLFVGAQVAKVRLEPVIVKLMPFMLALIVMLFVIVFVPEISLWLPRMAGLLN, encoded by the coding sequence ATGGTTGATCCGCTCATCATCGGGCTCGTACTGCTCGGCGGCATGGTTGTGCTGCTCGCGCTCGGCGCCCCCGTATCTGTCTCCATCGGTCTGCCCTCGGCAGTCTGCATGTTCCTCGTCGCCGGTTTCGATCGCGGCGCCATCACCTCGGCCCAGCAAATGCTGCGCGGCACCAACTCGTTCGCACTGCTCGCTATCCCCTTCTTTGTGCTTGCCGGCGTCATTATGAATAACGGCGGTATCGCCGAGCGGCTGATTAACTTCGCTCGCGTGCTTGTCGGCCGCGCCCCCGCATCACTGATGCAGACCACCGTCGTGGCCAACACGATCTTCGGTGCCGTGTCAGGTTCGGCCGTGGCCACCGCCGCCGCCGTCGGTTCAACCGTGAGCCCGATGATGCGCAAGGAAGGCTACGACCGTTCGATGTCGGCAGCCGCCAACGTTGCCTCGGCCCCCGCAGGCATGCTCATTCCCCCGAGCAACACGCTCATCATTTACTCGCTCGCCGCGGGCGGCACCTCCATCGGTGCACTGTTCATGGCCGGCTACATCCCCGGTCTGCTCTGGGCCGCGACCTGTGCGTTCATCATTGCGCTGTACGCACGCAAGCACCCCGAGCTCAAGGGCACCAGCTTCCCCGGCTGGAACGTATTCTTCACCACGTTCCTCAAGGCGCTCCCCTCACTCGGTCTCATCGTTGTCGCCATCGGCGGCATCATCGTCGGCTTCTTCACCCCCACCGAGGGCTCGGCCGTCGCCGTTGTCTACGCGCTGCTGCTTTCCTTCATCTACCGCACGATCGGCCTGCGCGATCTCGGCAAGATTCTGTACGACGCCTGCCGCACGAGCACCATCGTGATCTTCTTGATCGCGGTCTCCTCGATCATGGGTTACGTCATGACCTACTCAAGGCTCCCCCAGATCATCGCTGACGGTCTCTTCGGCTGGACCGACTCGAAGGTCATCGTGATGCTGATCATGATGGGCATCCTGCTCCTCATCGGCATTCCGCTCGACCCCACGCCCGCGATGCTGATCTTCGTGCCGATCTTCTTGCCCATTGCGGTGTCATACGGTATCGATCCGGTGCACTTCGGCATCATCATGGTCTTCAACCTGTCGATCGCGGTGATATCCCCGCCATCGGCCCCGGTGCTCTTTGTCGGCGCGCAAGTCGCCAAGGTGCGCCTCGAGCCGGTCATCGTGAAGCTGATGCCGTTCATGCTCGCACTCATCGTGATGCTGTTCGTGATCGTTTTCGTCCCCGAGATTTCACTCTGGCTGCCTCGCATGGCCGGGCTGCTCAACTAA
- a CDS encoding TRAP transporter small permease, translated as MTIFRLWLDRALRALCIALFALLVLLVVWQVFTRLVLHSPSAWSEEAARYAFVWLSLIGISVAVGEKADVVMDFVVEKLPRAIQRYVDLLAYFAVLAFVVYVMLYGGYMQSAMSWTQTNPLLPFTQGQLSLALPVSGVLLTFYVILHIVGTLSKSYPGHRVVDDELEAVTQELGLPANG; from the coding sequence ATGACCATATTCCGCCTTTGGCTAGATAGAGCTCTACGAGCCCTCTGCATCGCCCTGTTTGCACTGCTGGTGCTGCTGGTGGTGTGGCAGGTATTCACCCGCCTGGTACTCCACAGCCCGAGCGCCTGGAGTGAAGAAGCAGCCCGCTACGCCTTCGTATGGCTCAGCCTCATCGGCATCAGTGTCGCCGTGGGTGAAAAGGCAGATGTGGTCATGGACTTCGTCGTCGAGAAGCTTCCCCGCGCGATTCAGCGCTACGTCGATCTGCTCGCGTACTTCGCAGTGCTCGCGTTTGTTGTGTACGTCATGCTCTACGGCGGCTACATGCAGTCGGCCATGTCATGGACGCAGACGAACCCGCTGCTGCCGTTCACGCAGGGTCAGCTCAGCCTCGCGCTGCCCGTTTCGGGCGTACTGCTGACGTTCTACGTCATTCTTCACATCGTAGGGACGCTCTCGAAGAGCTACCCGGGTCACAGGGTCGTCGACGACGAGCTTGAGGCAGTAACACAGGAATTGGGGCTCCCTGCTAATGGTTGA
- a CDS encoding TRAP transporter substrate-binding protein, which yields MNKRAFAAFAIAAVAALALGMTGCSSNGAGGDSADTTVFRVAFNQSPTHPQAEAILDLSDKLEEQTDGKYKLELFADGTLGSQEASIEQVQSGTIDLAFIAGSLLESFNPDFSVVNLPYIYESPEHQMEVLNDPEIVGDLYDTLLDQDIEILAAVHGGVRNVYSSKAVEKPADLAGQKIRVIGSPTNVRLMELMGGVGTPMAQDEVYTAMQSGVLDGGENNELIYGTMSHYEIAPVYSYTKHLMMPDYLVGNPKVIADMDEESREIFETLLDESVDVQLAAFDTAVSDAKKRAEEGGATFVETDVEAFKKEVLPLHKEMLTTETTQTIYDAIAAAK from the coding sequence ATGAATAAGCGTGCCTTTGCAGCTTTCGCGATCGCGGCAGTTGCTGCACTCGCACTCGGAATGACCGGTTGCAGCAGCAACGGAGCGGGCGGCGACAGCGCCGACACGACCGTCTTCCGTGTTGCGTTCAACCAGTCCCCCACGCACCCCCAGGCCGAGGCCATCCTTGATCTGTCAGACAAGCTCGAAGAGCAGACCGACGGCAAGTACAAGCTCGAACTGTTCGCCGATGGCACGCTGGGCTCGCAGGAGGCCTCCATCGAGCAGGTCCAGTCGGGCACCATCGATCTCGCCTTCATCGCTGGCTCACTGCTTGAGAGCTTCAACCCTGACTTCTCGGTCGTGAACCTGCCCTACATCTACGAGTCACCCGAGCACCAGATGGAGGTGCTCAACGATCCTGAGATCGTCGGCGACCTCTACGACACCCTGCTCGATCAAGACATCGAGATTCTGGCTGCCGTTCACGGTGGCGTGCGCAACGTCTACTCGAGCAAGGCCGTTGAGAAGCCCGCAGACCTCGCTGGCCAGAAGATTCGCGTCATCGGCTCGCCCACCAACGTGCGCCTGATGGAGCTCATGGGTGGCGTCGGCACTCCGATGGCCCAGGATGAGGTCTACACCGCAATGCAGTCGGGCGTGCTCGACGGCGGCGAGAACAACGAGCTGATCTACGGCACCATGTCGCACTACGAGATCGCCCCCGTGTACTCGTACACCAAGCACCTCATGATGCCCGATTACCTGGTGGGCAACCCCAAGGTCATCGCCGACATGGACGAAGAGTCACGCGAGATCTTTGAGACTCTGCTCGACGAGTCGGTCGACGTGCAGCTCGCGGCCTTCGACACCGCAGTCAGCGATGCGAAGAAGCGCGCAGAAGAGGGTGGCGCCACGTTCGTTGAGACCGACGTTGAAGCGTTCAAGAAGGAGGTTCTGCCTCTCCACAAGGAGATGCTGACCACCGAGACGACGCAGACCATCTACGACGCCATCGCTGCCGCCAAGTAA
- a CDS encoding zinc-dependent alcohol dehydrogenase encodes MARENYAGGGRAAQYIGDGDMRVVDQPVPTPGPGQVRIKVAFCGICGTDLHILHGNMDSRVETPQAIGHEMSGTIDAVGEGVTALAPGAGVTVMPLDWCGTCPACEAGHQHICQNLDFVGIETTGAMQQFWVVPESLVVPLPEGLALDHAALIEPLAVAAHDVRRSRLTAGETAVIVGGGPIGQLISLVAQGTGARVILAEPNADRRAFAERNGAQVVNPVEENLAAIVEAETGGAGADVVFEVAGIAATALEAPRLARTRGRVVMVAIHAQPVPIDLHRVFWRELELIGARVYEREDFERAIELLASGHVPADELITRKVPLAETKTAFNDLTDARALKVLIDVQN; translated from the coding sequence ATGGCACGTGAGAATTATGCAGGTGGCGGTCGCGCAGCCCAGTACATCGGTGACGGTGATATGCGTGTGGTGGATCAGCCCGTTCCCACCCCCGGCCCCGGCCAGGTACGCATCAAGGTTGCATTCTGCGGTATCTGCGGCACCGATCTGCACATCTTGCACGGCAACATGGACTCGCGCGTCGAAACGCCGCAGGCCATCGGCCACGAGATGAGCGGCACCATCGACGCCGTGGGTGAGGGCGTCACCGCACTCGCTCCCGGCGCCGGCGTCACCGTGATGCCGCTCGACTGGTGTGGCACCTGCCCGGCGTGTGAAGCCGGTCACCAGCACATCTGCCAGAACCTCGACTTCGTGGGTATCGAAACGACCGGCGCAATGCAGCAGTTCTGGGTCGTCCCCGAATCGCTCGTTGTGCCGCTGCCCGAGGGCCTCGCGCTCGACCACGCCGCGCTCATCGAGCCGCTCGCTGTCGCCGCACACGATGTGCGACGCTCACGCCTCACCGCGGGCGAAACCGCCGTCATCGTCGGCGGTGGCCCGATCGGTCAGCTCATCTCGCTCGTGGCACAGGGCACGGGCGCTCGCGTCATTCTGGCCGAGCCCAACGCCGACCGCCGCGCTTTCGCCGAGCGCAACGGCGCCCAGGTCGTCAACCCGGTCGAAGAGAACCTCGCCGCCATCGTTGAAGCTGAAACGGGCGGCGCAGGCGCCGACGTCGTCTTCGAGGTCGCCGGCATCGCCGCGACCGCGCTCGAAGCGCCCCGCTTGGCACGCACCCGCGGCCGCGTCGTCATGGTCGCAATCCACGCCCAGCCGGTGCCCATCGACCTGCACCGTGTGTTCTGGCGCGAGCTCGAACTGATCGGCGCCCGCGTCTACGAACGCGAAGACTTCGAACGCGCCATCGAGCTGCTGGCCAGCGGCCACGTGCCCGCAGACGAGCTCATCACCCGCAAGGTGCCGCTCGCCGAGACCAAGACGGCCTTCAACGATCTCACCGATGCACGAGCACTGAAGGTGCTCATCGACGTACAGAACTAG
- a CDS encoding SDR family oxidoreductase, whose product MNELFNLTGLTAVVTGARRGIGFAIAEALAAAGADIIAASATQELEGSAIEKRVRELGRNFEAHAVDFKSREAVLAFADLVSDRADILVNNAGTIRRAPAAEHPLEWWDEVIDVNLDSQFVLTQSIGKKMIERGSGKVIFTASLLSFQGGINVPGYTAAKSAILGLTRALSNEWAASGVTVNAIAPGYIATDNTEALRDDAARSASILERIPAGRWGEASDLGGAAVFLASRAADYVTGTVLPVDGGWLGR is encoded by the coding sequence ATGAATGAACTGTTCAACCTCACCGGCCTCACCGCAGTCGTCACCGGCGCACGCCGCGGCATCGGCTTCGCCATCGCTGAAGCACTCGCCGCTGCAGGCGCCGACATCATCGCCGCCTCGGCCACGCAGGAGCTTGAGGGCAGCGCCATCGAGAAGCGCGTGCGCGAACTCGGCCGCAACTTTGAAGCACACGCCGTTGATTTCAAGAGCCGCGAGGCCGTGCTGGCCTTCGCTGATCTCGTGAGCGACCGCGCCGACATTCTGGTCAACAACGCGGGCACGATTCGCCGCGCCCCCGCAGCCGAGCACCCCCTCGAGTGGTGGGACGAAGTGATCGACGTCAACCTCGACAGCCAGTTCGTGCTCACGCAGAGCATCGGCAAGAAGATGATCGAGCGCGGCAGCGGCAAGGTCATCTTCACCGCAAGCCTGCTGAGCTTCCAGGGTGGCATCAACGTTCCCGGCTACACCGCAGCAAAGTCGGCCATCCTCGGCCTGACGCGCGCACTCTCGAACGAGTGGGCCGCCAGCGGCGTCACCGTGAACGCGATCGCCCCCGGCTACATCGCCACCGACAACACCGAGGCCCTGCGCGATGACGCAGCCCGCTCGGCATCGATCCTCGAGCGCATCCCCGCGGGTCGCTGGGGCGAAGCCTCAGACCTCGGCGGTGCCGCAGTGTTCCTCGCGAGCCGCGCAGCCGACTACGTCACCGGCACGGTGCTGCCGGTCGATGGCGGATGGCTCGGCCGTTGA
- the eda gene encoding bifunctional 4-hydroxy-2-oxoglutarate aldolase/2-dehydro-3-deoxy-phosphogluconate aldolase: MSAAARSVFDFQVVPLAAISDLDRVAVVGDGLVAGGLPVVEVALRGDLGLAALEQFANRGDLTVGAGTVLSVDQARKVLDLGASFVVTPGLDPEVVKFVQDAGVPIIPGTLTPSEIQAARAMGLHKVKLFPAGNFGGLNLIKAYAGVFRDMQFMPSGGVNPATVADYLAHPSVFAASGSWIVEAPSVDEIAALAAQIGNGTA; encoded by the coding sequence TTGAGCGCCGCAGCACGCAGCGTCTTCGACTTTCAGGTCGTTCCGCTCGCCGCGATCTCAGACCTTGACCGGGTGGCGGTCGTCGGCGACGGCCTCGTCGCGGGCGGGCTGCCCGTGGTCGAGGTGGCGCTTCGCGGCGACCTCGGTCTCGCGGCCCTCGAACAGTTCGCCAATCGCGGCGACCTGACGGTGGGCGCAGGCACCGTGCTGAGCGTCGACCAAGCCCGCAAGGTGCTCGACCTGGGCGCCTCGTTCGTCGTCACCCCGGGGCTCGACCCCGAGGTTGTGAAGTTTGTGCAGGATGCGGGGGTGCCGATCATTCCCGGCACGCTCACCCCGTCTGAAATTCAGGCTGCACGCGCGATGGGCCTGCACAAGGTCAAGCTGTTCCCCGCGGGTAACTTCGGTGGCCTGAACCTGATTAAGGCCTACGCCGGCGTCTTTCGCGACATGCAGTTCATGCCGTCTGGCGGCGTGAACCCCGCCACGGTGGCCGACTACCTGGCGCACCCCTCGGTGTTTGCCGCCAGTGGTAGCTGGATCGTTGAAGCCCCCAGCGTTGATGAGATTGCGGCGCTCGCTGCGCAAATTGGAAACGGAACCGCCTAA
- a CDS encoding sugar kinase, with protein MSLPTLHDVLTLGESLALITAAENGKLRRGSALELSFGGAESNVAIGVSRLGGNSAWMGRLGRDAIGELILRELRAECVTTYESRDDEVPTALMVKERPFPGQSRLAYYRRGQAGSQLSPAAIDEQAIASAQVLHITGITAGLGEVPTSALHAAIDAAQAAGRTVSFDVNHRSTLWKSGEEAGAVYREIAKRVNLIFAGEDEAELLVGETDVDRQIDALFALGEASIVVIKLGDEGAVAATREGERLRMPATKISVVDTVGAGDAFVAGWLAEHVQGKGLQECLDTAVACGAFACTGLGDWESLPTRDELAWLNAGDADPVMR; from the coding sequence ATGTCCCTCCCCACGCTTCACGACGTCCTCACACTGGGCGAGAGCCTCGCGCTCATTACCGCGGCCGAAAACGGCAAGCTGCGCCGCGGGAGTGCACTCGAGCTCTCCTTTGGCGGGGCCGAAAGTAACGTCGCCATCGGGGTTTCGCGCCTCGGCGGTAACTCGGCCTGGATGGGACGCCTGGGGCGTGACGCGATCGGTGAGCTGATTCTTCGCGAGCTTCGTGCCGAATGCGTCACGACGTACGAATCCCGCGATGACGAGGTGCCCACCGCGCTGATGGTGAAGGAGCGACCCTTCCCCGGCCAGAGCCGACTCGCGTACTACCGTCGTGGGCAGGCCGGCAGCCAGCTGAGCCCCGCCGCAATCGATGAGCAGGCCATCGCTTCGGCGCAGGTGCTGCACATCACCGGCATCACCGCTGGCCTAGGCGAGGTGCCCACGAGCGCCCTGCACGCGGCGATTGATGCCGCCCAGGCCGCGGGCCGCACCGTCTCCTTCGACGTGAACCACCGCTCAACGCTGTGGAAGAGCGGCGAAGAAGCCGGTGCAGTGTACCGCGAAATCGCCAAGCGCGTGAACCTCATCTTTGCGGGTGAGGACGAGGCCGAACTGCTGGTCGGTGAGACCGACGTCGATCGCCAGATCGACGCGCTCTTCGCGCTCGGCGAGGCCTCGATCGTCGTCATCAAGCTGGGTGACGAGGGCGCGGTGGCGGCCACCCGTGAGGGCGAGCGGCTGCGCATGCCCGCCACTAAAATCAGCGTGGTCGACACGGTGGGCGCGGGCGACGCGTTCGTGGCCGGTTGGTTGGCCGAGCACGTGCAGGGCAAGGGGCTGCAGGAGTGCCTCGACACCGCGGTAGCCTGCGGGGCCTTCGCATGCACCGGCCTGGGCGACTGGGAGTCGCTGCCGACCCGCGACGAACTCGCGTGGTTGAACGCGGGCGACGCCGACCCCGTCATGCGGTAA